A part of Ancylothrix sp. D3o genomic DNA contains:
- a CDS encoding long-chain-fatty-acid--CoA ligase codes for MNIAHHIERGRSLFPDKIALVFEDKSYTYKQLDRLTNRVANGLRDLGIHRGDRVALFLPNIPEFVISYLAILKIGGIAVSVNVTLKSAEVSYILNDCAAKAIVTTELQSEEIQKADLPELQHILIAEGKAHKGISLSQLMENASEEARSVEMDSHAPACILYTSGTTGFPKGATLSHGNIVSNIYSADRCYQISQNDRLLLFLPLFHCFGQNAILNSGLNACATIILHRRFDLEEILQIIADRKVTMFFGVPTVFIKMLNTDTSSYDITSVRYYFSAAAPMPIEVAQNWQDKYGFVIYEGYGLTETSPFASYNHDLKYKLGSIGTPIENVEMKIVDSKGHQVSPGELGEIVIKGSNVMLGYWNRPFETQEAIKNGWFYTGDIGRMDEEGFFYIVDRVKDMINVFGLKVYPTEVENVIYQHPAIAEVAVYGVLDAGFEIVTANVILKDGYQITEGQIIEFCSQRMAAYKVPHHVKFVDSIPKNPTGKVLKKILRSELRSSEKLQTLVQENARKEGMSREFLSVLSPEERQIALQSYLHKELAQVLKISLSELTAEQKLNQLGLESLMAVDLKGKLEMSLKVSIPLVTFLKDISIDGLASHITEELTAELMTTHSFYHNKEIDSVGIWEEGIL; via the coding sequence ATTGCTCATCATATAGAACGGGGCCGCTCCCTATTTCCTGATAAAATTGCTCTGGTTTTTGAAGATAAATCCTATACTTACAAACAACTCGATCGACTCACTAATCGAGTAGCCAATGGATTACGTGACTTGGGGATTCATAGAGGCGATCGCGTAGCTTTATTTTTACCGAATATTCCCGAATTCGTTATTTCCTATCTAGCCATTCTCAAAATCGGTGGGATTGCTGTTTCCGTTAATGTAACCCTTAAAAGTGCTGAAGTCAGCTATATTCTCAATGACTGTGCAGCTAAAGCGATCGTTACAACTGAGTTACAAAGCGAGGAAATACAAAAAGCAGACTTACCCGAACTTCAACACATTTTGATTGCTGAAGGTAAAGCTCATAAAGGAATTAGTTTATCGCAACTAATGGAAAATGCTTCAGAAGAAGCGCGATCTGTGGAAATGGATAGCCACGCTCCAGCTTGTATCCTCTACACATCAGGAACAACTGGCTTTCCTAAAGGAGCGACTCTTTCTCACGGAAATATAGTTTCTAATATTTACTCGGCTGATCGGTGTTACCAGATTTCTCAAAACGATCGGTTGCTACTTTTCTTACCTCTGTTTCATTGCTTTGGCCAAAACGCCATTCTCAATAGTGGGTTGAATGCTTGTGCAACTATTATCTTGCACCGTCGCTTTGACCTCGAAGAAATTTTGCAAATTATCGCCGATCGTAAAGTAACGATGTTTTTTGGTGTCCCGACTGTATTCATAAAAATGCTGAATACGGACACCTCTAGCTACGACATAACAAGCGTGCGTTATTACTTTTCAGCAGCAGCACCTATGCCAATTGAAGTTGCACAAAATTGGCAAGATAAGTACGGCTTTGTCATTTATGAAGGCTACGGTTTAACTGAAACATCACCTTTTGCTAGCTACAATCACGACCTAAAATATAAACTCGGTTCAATTGGCACTCCTATTGAAAATGTAGAAATGAAAATTGTTGATAGTAAAGGTCATCAAGTTTCTCCAGGCGAGTTGGGGGAAATTGTTATTAAAGGGTCAAATGTCATGCTTGGCTATTGGAATCGCCCTTTTGAAACCCAAGAAGCGATAAAAAACGGTTGGTTTTATACAGGCGATATTGGACGGATGGATGAGGAGGGATTTTTCTACATTGTGGATCGTGTTAAAGACATGATTAACGTTTTCGGATTAAAAGTTTATCCGACTGAAGTGGAAAATGTCATTTATCAACATCCAGCCATTGCTGAAGTAGCTGTTTACGGGGTGCTAGATGCAGGATTTGAGATTGTTACAGCTAACGTTATTTTGAAAGATGGGTATCAAATTACAGAAGGACAGATTATTGAATTTTGTTCTCAAAGAATGGCTGCTTATAAAGTCCCTCATCATGTTAAATTTGTAGACTCAATTCCCAAGAATCCTACTGGGAAAGTTCTTAAAAAAATTCTGCGCTCTGAATTACGATCTTCAGAAAAATTACAAACACTGGTACAAGAAAATGCGCGAAAAGAAGGGATGAGCCGCGAATTCCTGAGCGTGCTTTCTCCAGAAGAACGACAGATTGCTTTGCAATCTTATCTGCATAAAGAATTGGCGCAAGTTTTGAAAATATCGTTATCTGAATTGACAGCAGAACAAAAATTGAATCAGTTGGGACTGGAATCTTTAATGGCAGTAGATTTAAAGGGTAAATTGGAAATGAGCCTAAAAGTTTCAATCCCATTGGTGACATTCTTAAAGGATATTAGCATAGATGGTTTAGCTTCTCATAT